The Ornithinibacillus sp. 4-3 region GACCTAATTTCACAAGTAATTCCCCCAATCTATATTTTTAAATATTGCAAAAATAATAAGAAAAGCTTCCTCCTTTCAATTTAAATTAATTATATTATATTACAACATATAATATGACATCATATGATAAGTTGTCAATGTGATGATAAAGTAAAATTTTGTTTAGGGAAATATAGCGGTTAATTATATAGTGATGAAATTAAGGATAGAGAAGGAGAGGAGTTTGAATAAAGGGGAAGCATCAATAAAGCCAGCGAATGAACAAAAACTGCCCATTCGCTGGCTTTATTAGATGCTACTTTTCTTCGTATAAATGCTAGAGTAAACAAAGATAAACATAAACGCTATATCTATATTTCTAGAATAAGAAATCAAGTTGGAGCATTTTAGATATTATTGTTTCGCAAAGTATTCATTTTGCAGAAGTCCCATATGAATGATGTCATGCCACTTGCCATTTCTAAATAAACTTTGTCTACTGTTTCCTTCTTGTTGAAAACCAATCTTAGTGTACAAATGAATAGCCCTATCATTAAAAGAAAACACATTAAGGGAAACTCGATGAAGGTTCATTTCATAAAAAGCGTAATCCAGTAGTAATTTCAATCCTTCTGATCCATATCCTTTACCCCAATATTCCTTTTCTCCGATATCAATAATACATTCAGCATTTCTATTTTTATAATCAATGTTAATTAATGATACAATACCAATCGATATCTCGTTTTCTTTTTCAACCATGATATAGCTTTTGGCTGTAGAAGATCCCAATATCACATGATCTACAAATTCTTGCGTTGCATTTATCGGATAAACATCCAAAGAAGGATTGGTGGACTGTATAACTTCTATATCATTTCTCCACTTATGATAAAGTTCTGTATCTTCCTTTGTCACTTTTCTCAATTTTATTCTTGATGATTCAAATAACATAACAACCACTCCTTATTTTGTGGATTTTGGATTAATTAATTTTTCTAAAGAGAAAAGTAAGACAGATAATTGATCCTTTACTTTTGTTTGTTCATATCCCAATTGAAATGTGTCCAACATCAAACCATTT contains the following coding sequences:
- a CDS encoding GNAT family N-acetyltransferase gives rise to the protein MLFESSRIKLRKVTKEDTELYHKWRNDIEVIQSTNPSLDVYPINATQEFVDHVILGSSTAKSYIMVEKENEISIGIVSLINIDYKNRNAECIIDIGEKEYWGKGYGSEGLKLLLDYAFYEMNLHRVSLNVFSFNDRAIHLYTKIGFQQEGNSRQSLFRNGKWHDIIHMGLLQNEYFAKQ